The following coding sequences lie in one Miscanthus floridulus cultivar M001 chromosome 9, ASM1932011v1, whole genome shotgun sequence genomic window:
- the LOC136484222 gene encoding disease resistance protein RGA4-like: MTSIVRLVFSAVGEVCRVMEKDAERHEKLYGGLKSIMDEMEIVEALIKEKEPRGAVQEVMARQLQDLAYDIEDFVEDLWEPGQYGRVLVALGMDRRPRQLERIGMFEKKITSLKNEWKKIAESSDGEDTSVPRREILEQPGDATSGPPPHEDSQPVELQGIEVPKREILELLSPSPAEGQQLRVVSIVGCHGVGKTALARAVYEDRRRSASQEFDCVAWVVASRCDNKKDLLDKILQSVRAALQSRRVDNENVTMESEGASDLNDQDILLNNRTDNENVTIQAEGASTTNLHDILLDKRCLVFIDDVQQLQMWKETVDACPLFGSKSRIIVTTAVRSVATACSSGSYVYTMQCLGDADSDSLFWRNVYGQQRKPNSALATASKSILRKCGGLPLALATVAKHLYLKVNDLNSELIEDVGQNLGKDYLLGNNNAAMSVFKGMRRVLRQCYDNLPDYEHRSFLLYLSIFPRGHQIKSRSLVRRLRAEGLVANECCKCFDELIDRCIIEPVQILNNSLGAKSCRVHDIVLEYVIQKSVDKNVVTLIQGREPLLIGSTGACVRRLSIQSSTKERFDELEHKCAALRSLTLFKSEHFDIKTCKMLRLLDLEGCRELGKKFLEGLCDLELLRYLSLRKTTGVNNLPTEIRKLQRLVTLDIRETNVEKLTMEVIMLPKLAYLFGQFQLPDIPNGKVTDSLSDFLTKKSELHTLAGFVATKRQSPEHVILLARNLKKVKVWCKIPEDTRRSFLVQDRGSSSSQKKRMWSGETKKSNPRCKIAEAGTRSNSFDFIRLLKMRFTSLESVSIVSTSGHCKDFMASLEGPCTITSIKLRGNLDNLPDSNKLSELGRIKNLQLSSTGLTIKDLSTLQYLRGLEYLKLEEYCDAFCNSIFIVEKNGFESLKSLCINAPMVPKLQFHEGAMQSLTSLQLRCPNSQNQLPTETVEGISHLANLSEVILHSSMQQAWETVANGNPNRPCVKRQMEQTA; encoded by the exons ATGACTTCAATTGTGCGCCTCGTTTTCTCTGCGGTAGGCGAGGTTTGCCGCGTTATGGAGAAAGACGCTGAGCGCCATGAGAAACTCTACGGTGGTCTCAAATCCATCATGGATGAGATGGAGATAGTGGAAGCCCTGATAAAGGAGAAGGAGCCCCGAGGAGCTGTGCAGGAGGTAATGGCTCGGCAGCTGCAGGATTTGGCATACGATATCGAGGACTTCGTGGAAGATCTCTGGGAGCCAGGCCAGTACGGCCGCGTCCTCGTGGCTCTGGGGATGGACCGGCGTCCTCGACAGCTTGAAAGAATCGGCATGTTCGAGAAGAAAATCACTTCTTTGAAAAATGAGTGGAAGAAGATTGCTGAATCCAGTGATGGCGAAGACACAAGTGTGCCCAGAAGGGAGATCCTTGAGCAGCCGGGAGATGCTACTTCAGGCCCGCCCCCGCATGAAGATTCACAGCCCGTGGAGCTTCAGGGCATCGAGGTGCCCAAaagggagatccttgagctgCTGTCTCCTTCAccggccgaggggcagcagctccGGGTGGTCTCCATCGTGGGATGTCACGGCGTCGGGAAGACTGCCCTCGCAAGAGCTGTCTATGAGGATCGTCGTCGTTCTGCCTCACAAGAATTTGACTGTGTTGCTTGGGTTGTTGCGTCGAGATGCGACAATAAAAAGGACCTTCTAGACAAGATTCTCCAAAGTGTTCGAGCGGCGCTTCAAAGCAGGAG GGTGGATAATGAAAATGTTACGATGGAATCTGAAGGTGCTTCGGACCTAAATGACCAGGATATTTTGTTGAACAACAG GACGGATAATGAAAATGTTACGATTCAAGCTGAAGGTGCTTCGACCACAAATCTCCATGATATTTTGTTGGACAAGAG GTGCTTGGTCTTTATTGATGATGTACAGCAACTACAAATGTGGAAAGAAACAGTAGATGCTTGCCCACTATTTGGCAGCAAAAGCAGAATAATTGTGACGACGGCTGTTCGCTCTGTGGCCACAGCCTGCAGCTCTGGCAGTTACGTCTACACCATGCAGTGTCTTGGCGATGCTGACTCAGATAGTTTGTTTTGGAGAAATGTTTATGGCCAACAAAGGAAACCTAACTCTGCCTTGGCAACTGCTTCAAAAAGCATCCTTAGAAAATGTGGTGGTTTACCACTGGCACTGGCTACTGTAGCCAAACATTTATATCTGAAAGTGAATGATCTGAACAGTGAGCTCATTGAAGATGTAGGACAAAACCTTGGCAAAGACTACCTGTTAGGTAACAACAACGCAGCAATGAGTGTCTTTAAGGGAATGAGAAGAGTGCTTAGGCAATGCTACGACAACCTGCCTGACTATGAGCACAGGTCCTTCTTGCTTTACCTAAGTATATTTCCTAGGGGCCATCAGATTAAGAGCAGGAGCCTAGTGAGAAGATTAAGAGCTGAAGGATTGGTTGCCAATGAATGCTGTAAATGTTTTGATGAGTTGATTGATAGGTGTATCATTGAGCCAGTGCAGATTCTCAACAATTCGTTGGGTGCCAAGAGCTGTCGAGTTCATGATATAGTGCTGGAGTATGTCATACAAAAGTCAGTAGATAAAAATGTGGTTACTCTGATTCAAGGGCGTGAGCCCCTACTTATAGGAAGCACTGGGGCCTGTGTTCGCCGACTCTCTATTCAGTCCAGCACCAAAGAACGATTTGATGAACTTGAACACAAATGTGCTGCTTTAAGGTCGTTGACCCTGTTCAAGAGTGAACATTTTGATATAAAGACCTGTAAGATGCTTCGACTCCTTGATCTTGAAGGTTGCCGGGAGCTTGGCAAGAAATTCCTGGAAGGCCTATGTGATTTGGAGCTTCTGAGGTACCTCAGCCTCAGGAAAACTACTGGCGTTAATAATCTTCCCACAGAAATAAGGAAACTACAACGTTTGGTCACGCTGGACATCCGAGAGACAAATGTGGAAAAATTAACCATGGAGGTAATCATGCTGCCGAAGCTAGCTTACCTGTTTGGACAGTTTCAGCTACCTGACATTCCCAACGGCAAAGTAACAGATTCGCTTTCTGACTTCTTGACAAAGAAGAGTGAGCTGCACACTCTTGCCGGATTTGTTGCCACCAAAAGACAAAGTCCAGAACATGTCATACTTCTTGCAAGAAACCTGAAGAAGGTTAAAGTATGGTGCAAGATACCAGAAGATACCAGAAGGAGCTTTCTGGTTCAAGATCGTGGCTCAAGCAGCTCACAAAAGAAAAGAATGTGGTCTGGAGAAACAAAGAAATCCAACCCACGTTGCAAGATTGCTGAAGCTGGTACTCGAAGTAACAGCTTCGATTTTATCAGGCTTCTTAAGATGCGCTTCACCTCTCTAGAGTCTGTTTCCATTGTTTCTACTAGTGGACATTGCAAAGACTTCATGGCCTCTCTAGAGGGTCCATGCACTATCACTTCTATCAAACTGCGGGGAAATTTGGACAATCTGCCTGATTCTAACAAGTTAAGTGAGCTAGGTAGAATTAAGAATCTGCAACTCTCATCAACTGGTCTCACCATCAAAGATTTATCTACCCTGCAATATTTACGTGGCTTGGAATATCTGAAGCTGGAAGAGTATTGTGATGCATTTTGCAACAGCATTTTCATTGTGGAGAAAAATGGATTCGAAAGCCTTAAGAGCCTATGCATCAATGCTCCAATGGTTCCAAAATTGCAATTCCATGAAGGAGCCATGCAAAGCCTAACATCCCTTCAGCTCCGTTGTCCAAATTCTCAGAATCAACTGCCAACAGAAACCGTTGAAGGCATTTCACATCTTGCAAATCTAAGCGAGGTGATACTCCACAGTTCCATGCAACAAGCTTGGGAGACTGTAGCAAATGGGAACCCTAACCGGCCGTGTGTGAAGAGGCAAATGGAACAAACTGCCTAA
- the LOC136484221 gene encoding disease resistance protein RGA5-like, with protein sequence MEGPMVCYSMGAINSLVAKITPLIENHPMIRDLLQDIKSLRDDLMNKFAGTRAMGKHVKVWMKQSREMIYDIEDWIDLKPKVANLGESDKKQIDQFKDQIKKARVRCERYELLKEAPNSDAEPFYAGSSEVTSRRLFWEEKVALVGIEGPKAELLNRLKKEQKELMVVSIHGKEGLGKTALANEIYGDIYIRKQFKCHAFVSAGRTTSMRTTLIEILRHVKFEEEEDWESWSWNEITTELWQFLRTKRYFICIDDIRSTQDSKAIICALPDNNLGSRILTTACMKDIAKTCSSRPNDVVYQMNALGQTDSKSLFCRSVYVQEGKWPDHFKESSDKLLEVCGGVPMGIIITAGFLGRTLEELSVQSKKLHDSIFSELNQSYYASTMTKLLDICYADLPLPVRACFLYLTAFSGNHDIKKDRLVRRWVAEGLIPERNGKVSWETAESYFDELISRWLIQPTFDENDDQPTGCTVHGVVFDFIKSLSKEENFVTAGAELESGIFPYDKVRRVSLDYGDDNEGDTLICNTYCPLERSWVASSSDRDEAISLHLSRVRSLAFSGHAGRIPDFSAFRHVRVLDLEDTKGLETKQLESIGRLSLLRYLGLGGTNVTRLPEQILALQELTTVNLRKNRVNTLPQFKGTKLVSLLADQLIIPDGMGQMQELEELSKVLLGPDGSPAEHMAGLVLELRRLRSLGVRFSRLHGKNDKDRHGLKHFLEEVANSKLQSLLLDNYQHHLLGILIDSWANKEFDYLHKFELRIGDRFKHLPQEIASLIALTHLHIDVEDVEEQVISALGKLPVLAVLKLYSYTSPSFTVSSKDGFQCLKVLCYNSQYGSGMGLHFDPGAMPQLRRLRVDIDAQGTLSKYDDFDIGIQHLPCLVHVHATIDWMSTTLTTSEVEAVEDEIRNKVSLYPNNPVLELNRKMRRPVPKAAEELVIAVHNLEEWSKKIDPSKLVVVHFTTGWCKPSRKMAPVFANLAGRFRNVVFLKVDIEANDEMSHIAQEFDVRGVPTFLFMKGGDYIDRVVGADEEELEEKLKDQVAPRWL encoded by the exons ATGGAGGGTCCTATGGTGTGCTATTCGATGGGCGCAATCAACTCCCTTGTAGCCAAGATCACCCCACTAATTGAGAACCATCCCATGATCAGGGACTTGCTGCAAGATATCAAGAGCCTTAGAGACGATCTCATGAACAAATTTGCCGGTACTCGGGCGATGGGTAAGCATGTCAAGGTGTGGATGAAGCAGTCCCGGGAGATGATCTACGATATAGAAGACTGGATTGATCTGAAGCCGAAGGTTGCCAATCTTGGCGAGTCGGACAAGAAGCAAATCGACCAATTCAAAGACCAGATCAAGAAGGCTCGTGTCCGCTGTGAAAGGTACGAGCTCCTCAAGGAAGCACCTAATTCTGATGCAGAACCTTTTTATGCTGGATCCAGCGAAGTCACCAGTCGTAGGTTGTTCTGGGAGGAGAAGGTTGCTCTCGTTGGTATCGAGGGTCCAAAAGCAGAGCTTCTGAATCGTCTGAAGAAAGAGCAGAAGGAGCTAATGGTGGTTTCCATACACGGAAAAGAAGGCCTTGGCAAGACTGCACTTGCCAATGAGATATATGGAGACATCTATATTAGGAAGCAATTCAAGTGCCATGCTTTTGTCTCTGCTGGCCGCACCACATCAATGAGAACCACCCTAATCGAAATACTCCGCCATGTGAAgttcgaggaggaggaggattggGAATCCTGGAGCTGGAATGAAATCACCACTGAGCTTTGGCAATTCTTACGCACAAAGAG GTACTTCATCTGCATCGATGATATACGGAGTACACAGGATTCAAAGGCTATTATTTGCGCTTTACCTGATAATAATCTTGGAAGTCGGATATTGACTACAGCTTGCATGAAGGATATTGCCAAAACATGCTCTAGTCGTCCCAATGATGTTGTTTATCAGATGAATGCTCTTGGTCAGACTGATTCCAAAAGCTTATTTTGTAGAAGTGTATATGTTCAAGAAGGAAAATGGCCAGATCATTTCAAGGAATCTTCAGATAAGTTGTTGGAAGTGTGTGGTGGCGTCCCAATGGGCATAATTATTACAGCTGGTTTTTTAGGAAGGACATTGGAAGAATTGTCAGTGCAGTCAAAAAAGCTTCACGACTCTATTTTCTCAGAACTGAATCAGTCTTATTATGCATCGACGATGACAAAGTTACTGGACATCTGTTATGCTGATCTACCACTTCCTGTCAGAGCATGTTTCCTGTATTTAACTGCTTTTTCCGGAAATCATGACATCAAGAAAGATCGTCTGGTACGAAGATGGGTAGCCGAAGGGCTTATCCCCGAAAGAAATGGAAAGGTGTCATGGGAAACTGCGGAGAGCTACTTTGACGAGCTTATCAGTAGGTGGTTGATCCAACCGACCTTTGATGAGAATGATGATCAGCCAACTGGTTGCACAGTTCATGGTGTTGTCTTTGATTTCATTAAGTCCCTGTCAAAAGAAGAAAACTTTGTTACAGCAGGCGCAGAGTTGGAGTCTGGAATATTTCCATATGACAAGGTTCGGCGAGTCAGCCTGGACTATGGTGATGATAACGAAGGTGACACCTTGATCTGCAACACGTATTGTCCTTTAGAGAGGAGTTGGGTGGCGTCCAGCAGTGATAGAGATGAAGCAATTTCTTTGCACCTATCAAGGGTACGATCCCTTGCATTTTCTGGGCATGCTGGAAGGATCCCTGATTTTTCGGCATTCAGACATGTGCGGGTGCTGGATCTTGAGGATACCAAGGGCTTGGAGACCAAACAACTGGAAAGCATTGGACGTCTGTCTCTGCTGAGGTACCTGGGACTTGGCGGCACCAATGTCACCAGGCTGCCTGAACAAATTTTGGCACTTCAGGAACTGACTACCGTAAATCTAAGGAAAAACAGAGTGAATACATTACCACAATTTAAAGGCACGAAGCTGGTATCCCTGCTCGCAGATCAGTTGATTATACCAGATGGGATGGGACAAATGCAAGAATTGGAGGAATTATCAAAGGTCCTTCTAGGCCCTGATGGTTCACCTGCTGAACATATGGCAGGGCTTGTTCTTGAATTGAGGAGGCTGAGGAGTCTTGGTGTAAGATTTAGTCGTTTGCACGGCAAGAATGACAAGGATCGACATGGACTGAAGCATTTCCTGGAGGAGGTTGCAAATTCAAAACTGCAGTCTCTGCTTCTTGATAATTACCAGCATCACCTTCTTGGCATACTGATTGATTCCTGGGCGAATAAGGAGTTCGACTACCTGCACAAATTTGAGCTCAGAATAGGAGACCGCTTCAAGCATCTTCCACAGGAGATAGCCTCCCTGATAGCTCTCACTCACTTGCATATCGATGTTGAAGATGTAGAAGAACAAGTTATCAGTGCCCTGGGGAAATTGCCTGTCTTGGCCGTGCTAAAACTATATTCCTATACCAGTCCAAGTTTCACCGTGAGTAGCAAGGATGGCTTTCAGTGCCTCAAGGTGTTGTGTTATAACAGTCAGTATGGTAGTGGGATGGGTCTGCATTTTGATCCAGGAGCCATGCCGCAGCTTCGAAGGCTCCGGGTAGATATTGATGCCCAGGGAACATTGTCCAAATATGACGATTTTGATATTGGTATCCAGCACCTCCCTTGTCTCGTACATGTCCATGCAACTATTGACTGGATGAGTACTACTTTAACAACTTCTGAGGTGGAGGCCGTGGAGGACGAGATCAGAAACAAAGTATCTCTTTACCCCAACAATCCAGTACTGGAACTGAACAGAAAAATGCGGCGCCCTGTTCCAAAGGCAGCGGAGGAGCTGGTGATCGCAGTCCACAACCTGGAAGAGTGGAGCAAAAAGATCGACCCCAGCAAGCTAGTGGTGGTTCACTTCACCACGGGGTGGTGCAAACCGTCCCGCAAAATGGCCCCAGTTTTTGCTAATCTCGCAGGGAGGTTCCGCAATGTCGTTTTCCTAAAGGTTGATATTGAGGCTAATGATGAAATGAGCCATATTGCTCAGGAGTTCGATGTCCGTGGCGTGCCAACCTTCCTGTTCATGAAGGGGGGCGACTACATTGACAGGGTTGTTGGTGCAGATGAGGAAGAGCTTGAGGAAAAGCTTAAGGACCAGGTGGCCCCAAGGTGGTTGTAG